The Phaseolus vulgaris cultivar G19833 chromosome 5, P. vulgaris v2.0, whole genome shotgun sequence genomic interval tgttagtccaggagcaggaccagacaCAGAAGCCCATATACTTTGTCAGTAAAGTCTTGCAGGGGCTGGAGGCGAGATATCAATCGTTAGAGAAGGCGGCTCTGGCAGTGGTTttctcggccaggaggctccgtcactacttccaaagcttcacggtggtggtaatgacggATCTCCCCATTCAGAAGGTGTTGCAAAAGCCAGATGTCGTAGGGAGAATGGTccgctgggcagtggagctgtctgagtttgatattcagtacgagcccagGGGGTCCATTAAGGGATAGGTATACGCGGACTTCTTGGTGGAGCTCTCGCTAGGAAGCACACAACAAGAGGTAGAGGTGGGCTCCCagtgggtgctttcggtggatgggTCCTCTGATCAGCAAGGAAGTGGAGCCGGTGTGGTCCTGGAGGGGCCAAATGAtttgctgattgagcaggccctgaaGTTTGTGTttaaggccagcaacaatcaagcagactACGAGGCCCTCATAGTTGGGATGCTCCTAGTCAAGGAGATGGGTGCACGGAGCCTACTGGCGAAGAGTGATTCGCAGTTGGTTACCAGGCAAGTAACTGGGGAGTACCAGGCTAAGGATCCACATATAGCGGCATATCTGAGATATGTCCAGGTGTTAAAAGGGGCGTTCATGGCGTTCGAGTTGGtccatgtcccaagggagcagaatgcccgagctgacctgctcgcaaagctggccagctcaggcaagggggaaaggcagaggacagtcatcCAAGAGACCCTCAAGACGCCACGAACGTTTATGGCAGATAATAAGGTGGATGTCCCTCATGTCAGCACGTCTAGAGAGAGGCCGAGGAGCCATCGGTCTTTAATTCAGGACACGACGAGGGTCCCCAGTATCAGTGTTTACTCGGCCTCGCCAGAAGAGGAAGACCTTATGCAGGTGTGCGTTCTAGAGGAGGGGGACACGTGGATGACACTCTATAGGCTTTACATCGCAGATGGGATCCTCCCAGCAGAGCCAGAAGAAggtaaaaagataaaaaggaaTTCCATGAGATACACCCTCATGGATGGAGCACTATTCAGATACGGGTTCACGCACTCGGTCTTAACATGTGTTAGCGGAGATGAGTGCACAAGGATAATGTctgagctccacgaagggatctGTGGAAGCCATGTGGGGGGGAGGTCTTTGGCGTCCAAGGTGATCCGTGCAGGCTTCTACTGGCCGAAAGTAAGGGAGGATTGTGTAAGGTACGCCCAGCGATGCAAGCAATGCCAAatgcacgctgactggcacaagacGCCTCCAGAAGAGATGAGGTCAATTTACAGTCCATGGCCCTTCCACACATGAGGAATTGACATTTTGGGGCTCTTCCCACTAGCGATAAggtagatgaattacttgataGTTgtcatcgagtacttcacgaagtggatagaggcagagccggTGGcgcagatcaccgcacacaaggtacaacactttgtgtggaaaaacatcATGTGTCGCTTCAGGGTACCAAGGCGCCTCGTCTCAGATAATggtacccagtttgcaagcTCGCAGCTGGGTAAGTTGTGCTCGAaagtaggcatcaagcaggtgttcgcatctgTCGAACACCCCAGACGAACGAACAGGTGGAGTTCGCCAATAGAGTTTTGTTGAGGGGGttgaagaggaggctcgagAAGGCCAAGGGAGCTTGGGCGGAGGAGGTGCCGAGGATAGTATGGGCTTATCACACCACACCCTagtcttccaccatggagatgCCTTTCAGCCTTGTATATGGATCGGACGTGATGATCCCGGTGGAGATACACGAgagctcaccacgtttccaaagcttcgtggctgaagagtccaacgagGAAAGGAGGGTAAACTTAGACCTATTGGACGAAGCCAGAGAAGAGGCAAGAATCAAGGCTGAGGCTGGAAAGAGAATAGTAGAGCATCAatacagctctaaggtgaagccacgaCAGTTCCAAGTAGCTGACCTGGTCATGCGAAAGGCTCATCCATAtgagttggagaacaagttgtctcccaagtggaccggaccctttaGAGTAACTGAAGCTAAGAGGAACGGTTTGTATAAGCTTGAAACTCTGGAGGGAGGCCCCATCCCACGCACATGGAACGCGGCGAACTGAAAGTTTTACTTCAGTTAAAGACTTTATGTAATACACAGtttaaaggggacactctttttccctctcgggggttttttaatgaggtcacccaagtaaaaattAGTTTAAGCATACATTGTCTTGAATTTTCCCTTGCAATGTAAAGAAACGCTAAAAAGGAAAGGCGTGGTTCATTAAGAAACAAACCCGCCACCATGGTGTTTTAGACACCTCAGTAGGAGGGACGCGAATATCTCCTCTGGGCGTGGACTCCAAGAGCGAGAACCGCCTCGGACGTTTAGACACCGCAAAGGGAATGGCGGGAGCGCACTTTGCGGGTGTAGACGTCGAGCGCGAAAGGTAAGTATAACATAGTTAAAATCTGGGCATCTAGTCCCTGGGCAGGGGTTAacggattccttcgggacgctcCCTCCCCAGGCGAGAACGGCTAGCCCCGGTGCTTGATGCTTAGACACCTCGCAAGGAAGTGGCAGGGGCGCCTCCTTCGAGCGTGGGCATCAAGCAAAGAGAAATTTCGGAGCAGTGGAGAACCAGGTGACTTGGTGCAGATACACGCCATGTAGGAGAAGCGCCATCCTTCGGGAAACCTTCTCCTCAGGCGTAATTGCCAAGTCCctggtcatcttggtgtttagacacaccgggGACAATACGACATTGCTTTCGACATGTCTCTCCTCGGGCATGGGAACCAAGTACACTGATCGCCTGGGTGTTTTTAGACACCCCGAGGACGAAACGGCGCTGCTTCTgggcaggcctctcctcgggcgtgggcatcAAGTGCATAGAGAAAAGGGCTtgttgccttggtgtttagacacaccgggGATGATACGCACTGCtcttagcaggcctctcctcgggcgtgggcaccaaagcaAAACTTTGTCCCAAGTGTCTAGACACGCTGGGGACGAAACGACCTTGCGCTCAGCAGGTCTCTCCTTGAGTGTGGGCACCCAATACGAGTAAGCAGGGTTTGACCAAGATAAGTCCTCcttcgcctttgagcgatgCCGAGGCCAGAAGAGATAAGTCCTCATTCGCCTTTGAGCGATGCCGAGGCCAGAAGAGTTAGGTCCTTCATTGTCCTCGGGCGATGTCGAGGTCATAGAAGAGAAGAACCCTCCTTCGCCCACGAGCGATGACGAGGCCAGCAACGCCTCGGGCCACGATGGTTAAACAAGAATCAAGTTACCAGTTATTACGAGTTGAAGAGGAAGAGGGGATCGGGAGCAAGCAAGAGGCATGCACGATCGACTTCATAAGACAGATAAGAACAAAAGCGGCGTGCTATCTATTGTTCACAAAGTAAACAGGGTGAATGAAAGGAGTAGACAGTAAAAAAGCAGAGGAAACAGTAAATCAAAGCAAGTAAaggaaaataattaatattgcaAGTCATCCAGAATGCGTCAAGTAAATAGTGAAATGTTAAAATTACAGGCaaagttaaaaaatttacaGGGAAAGCTAGTTATCATCAGAAAGCTCTAGAGGAACGATTTTTCCGTCAACAGCCTCTTTGGTGAGGGCGCAGTTGGAAACGTTCACCCCGGTGTTTTCGCAAGCCACTTAAGCCAGAGCCTCCTCAAACCCTAAAGCAAAGGCATGAGCGCCATCCTCAAGGAGTTCCTTCTCAACCCTCTGAGAGTGCTTAGCTTGAGAGGCTAGCTCTTTCTGCACAACTACCAAGGCTTCAGTTTGCTTGTTAAATTCAGTCTGCAACAGGTTGAAGGCCTCGTTCCTGGCAGCAAGTTCGCCCTTAACCTTACCCAGGTTTACCTCTTGTGAAGTGCAGCGTTTTTCAAGATTGGAGGTGTGGGTTTTAGAGGCCTCAGCCGCAGCGGTCAGTTCGACTATTTGCTCGTGAAAGGGTACTAGCTTGGTCACCAGTTCAGTATATTTCTGACCCGTATCGTGGAGCTTTCTGTTGGCCTCGGTTTCAGCTTTCAGAGCCCCCTCTAATGCTTTCTTGATAGCGACTTCTTGGGTGGACCAGCGAAGAGCCTGGTCAGCTGTTCGTTGCTGCAATAAAGCCAGCTCTTTGGCCTTGGTCTCAGCTTCTTCCCGCCAAGAGCTGGCGAGAGAAATGAATTCACCAAGGGAGCGAAAGGCATTCTCCTCCATGGGGGTGCTAGATGAGTCCCCTGGGGATGTTTGTTGGACGCCCTTCAGGAAGTATATGACGACTAGAGGAAGCTCTTGAGGGGGAGCCATGGTGGGCTCTGGGTTAGTCTCAGCTCCTTCTCCCAGTGCCATGTAGTTGGGAGGTGTGAGGGCACTGGGAGGGTTTTCCCTTGGAGTTTGGGCATCTTGTTGTGAGGTTGAGTGGGAGGTAGCCACTGTGGTCGTTCTTCTCCTCTTGAAGGCAGGACCCTCGACTGTATCCTCCTCTTTGCTGGAGGGAACAACTACCAGCccttttcctttgtcaaggggggctggtGGAGGTAAGGTTTCAGCCATCGCCAAGGGGACAACTTCAATCGGAAGAGTGGAAGTGGGTGTCAGAAGGTTCTGAGCAGATAGGGGTTCTTGGGCAGCTTGGGCAGGTGGTGCGAGGGAGGAGGTAGCACCAGCCTTAGGAGCAGGGGGTGTAGAAGTGTCCGCCCCACCAGAGTTGGCCTTGCCAAAGGTACCCAAGACCTTGGCGAATTTCCTGCGCTTGTCTTTCCCCAGCATCGAGTCTGCACTAGAAAGAAGCAGTTAGAGCCAAGTAAAGTTATGAAAGCAGAATGTGAATACATAAAGTCTACAAAGAAAAGAACacaaggaaaaacagagaagtgAAGTTAGAGAAAGAAGGGATCTCTCCCATACCAATATATTTGGTCAGTTTGGCGGGGTTGTACTCATACTTGATTAGGTCGACAGTACTGAATACTACCCCAAAGCTAGCCAAGGCGTGGCATATCATACGATCAACTGAATTAAGCTCATCCAGACTTTTAGGCTTGGTCAGTCGGGGTTCCTTCACCCAATACAGAGGGAATCCATCAAGGGAAGTGGGATCAACATACCCGGAAGAACTTCCCTCGGAAGCCCTTGTACGATTGTTGGAAGAGGGATAGGATGATTCTCCCAGTAATCCCACTAAAGCTCACCCATAGATTCTTCCCAGGGCTCTTCGCTTCGAAAAAGTGGAGGAAGACGTCCACTGGGGGGTAATAGCCAAAGTGGTTGAAAAGGATCCCAAAGGCTTTGatgaaagcccagctgttggggtgtagCTTGGCTGGTGCTACGTTCACTTCGGTGAGAAGTTCCCTTTCAAAACTCGTGATGGGAAGACGCATTCCGATGCACTGGAAAACCGTTTGGTAGAAGAAAAAGAATGGTTCCCCACCATTCGAACGGTCATCCACACAGACTAGTTTGCCCACGGTACAGGGGCGAACGGATATGTAGgcgtcgtgcctcttcgcgaaggcgCTACCCTTGCACTTTGGTTCATTGTTCAAATGGTCCCTCCAATCAGAAATGGAGATCAGAGTGGATGTTTCTGCGAGTAACTCGACAAAAGCCCAGGGGTATAGCTCTTTATAGTTGACTCTGGGGGGAGGAGGGTTGGCTGTATTATCAGTATAAAAGGTCAAGAGAAAAAGCCATATCATACCTTTGAAGGATCGAAGTAATGAAGATTTGGGTGTGAGGGGAGAGTTCAGAGAAAGCTCGAAGAGGAAGACGAAGAGTGAGTGAGAATACAAGTGATGGAACAATGACTGGAGCGCGCGTTTTCGAAAGCCATAACGTAAACCTGAGGAGCGCAAAAGACGTTAAGTCGTGACCGTGCGATTGGGCCACGTGTCGAGAGATTATCGCGTAACTTAAGTTGTCACGTCACAGTGCAAAGAACGTCACGTCGCTAGAATGCCACGTA includes:
- the LOC137834014 gene encoding uncharacterized protein gives rise to the protein MEMPFSLVYGSDVMIPVEIHESSPRFQSFVAEESNEERRVNLDLLDEAREEARIKAEAGKRIVEHQYSSKVKPRQFQVADLVMRKAHPYELENKLSPKWTGPFRVTEAKRNGLYKLETLEGGPIPRTWNAAN